From a single Gadus morhua chromosome 3, gadMor3.0, whole genome shotgun sequence genomic region:
- the si:ch211-69b7.6 gene encoding neuroblast differentiation-associated protein AHNAK, whose product MPTHRRGRSMSDGLTLEESASGGLVVSSIGVGSSSNQGLHQGDEIVGASINFDDLSKEEVLKVLKLMEPFNNNMQVLTKNNMSKSLGNLDSVSKGPGEMLNDSYSRLYNAKIKRFMRDGHGGVGGSSDGVRHPQGSRPELSNLSHKTDSGIPRLGVDFGLLKTKTPRMDTPTADGNLNLKTKSELNLRHSNGSLPGLEIYPTEGKISDPTFDGNAPKIEIEGSKKSLKMPRFNIPDLGLNGAITRQTDINVPEISSGAIHVRPSKKLRNPPLNVDNPNMGLHNFELPTVTRSTVDLKKPDLDLDSPSGEFKMPSFGLSGKRPDLNIDADLKSPDFSLKTVNTPGLDINAGQNTPRFKIPNFGLSSPEAQEGGYSGDLQGPDISLGKNKAGYLETDIDLDYESTKLKQPSMDIGTPSGNFKMPDLKMPSFGLSGSKVEVPDYELPNVNLSKLNVNTDMEMKVPSAKVSAPSAKVKKPKFKLFGTLPKKRDVDINASAKSPKIQGLEFSGIDTPTIDLTAPNLDLHAPDMNADLPKGKFKMPSQSMPNFDLNAPDLNINTPTLKSPDLSLSGPNIKAPAMDLPNMDLKAPKVDLNMGSSKGMFDMPKFKMPNLPNLKRPDIDGNIDGSDLDVNIPNVNIKGPKGGLEIPDADYDSPSFNFKKPNLKMPDFGLSAPKLDSPDFNFKSPDFNVSCPKLGGGINTPDLDMPRLDLKSPNMDLSGPNIDMNAPSGKFKMPKFDLSGTLPKGGIEAPNLDTPKLVLKAPKLDVNTPDVNIGSPKAKFKMPHLKMPKFGLPNIKGPDIDGNIGGPDLDLNMPNVNLKGPKAGLEMPDADFDSPSFKFKKPNMKMPDLRLSGPKLDGPDFPDFNVSGPKLGGGINPPDLNMPGVDYKSPNMDLNAPNIDINAPSGRFKMPKFDLSGTLPKGGIEAPNLDWPKMDLKAPKLDANTPDVNIGSPKSKFKMPDLKMPKFGSPNFKGPDIDGNIGGPDLDLNMPNVNLKGPKAGLEMPDADFDSPSFKFKKPNMKMPDFGLSGPKLDGPDFDFKSPDFNVSGPKLGGGINTPDVNMPKVDLKSPNMDLSGPNFDINAPSGKLKMPNFGLSGTLPKGGIQAPNLDLPKLDLKTPKWDVNTPDLNIGSPKGKFKMPKFKMPRFGSPKVKGPDIEGKVGGSNLDMNMPNVNLKSPKAGFEMPDVDFDSPSFQFKKPNLKMPDLGLSAPKLDGPDFDFKSPDFNVSGPKLGGGINTPDLNMPRVDLKSPNMDLSAPNIDMNAPSGKFKMPKLDLSGSLPEGGIEAPNLDLPKLDLKAPKWDVNTPDLNIGSPKTKFKMPHLKMPKFGSPNIKGPDIDGNIGGPDLDLNMPNVNLKGPKAGLEMPDADFDSPSFKLKMPNMKMPDFGLSGPKLDGPDFKSPDFNVSGPKLGGGINLPDLNVPNFDLKSPNMDLSAPNIDMKAPSGKFKIPKLDLSGSLPEGGIEAPNLNLPKLDLKAPKWDVNTPDLNIGSPKTKFKMPHLKMPKFGSPKIKGPDIDGNIGGPDLDLNMPNVNLKGPKAGLEMPDADFDSPSFKLKMPNMKKPDFGLSGPKLDGPDFKSPDFNVSGPKLGGGINLPDLNVPNFDLKSPNMDLSAPNIDMKAPSGKFKIPKLDLSGSLPEGGIEAPNLDLPKLDLKAPKWDVNTPDLNIGSPKTKFKMPHLKMPKFGSPNIKGPDIDGNFDGPDLDLNMPNVNLKGPKAGLEMPDADFDSPSFKFKKPNMKMPDFGLSGPKLDGPDFKSPDFNVSGPKLGGGINLPDLNMPNFDLKSPNMDLSAPNIDMNAPSGKFKMPKLDLSGSLPEGGIGAPNLDLPKLDLKGPKLGMNTPDMNIGSPKTKFKMPKVKMPKFNLPNLKGPQVGGNFDGPDLDMSMPNVNLKGPKAGLEMPDADFDSPSFKFKKPNMKMPDFGLSGPKLDGPDFDLNSPDFNVSGPKLGAGINPPDLNMPNFDLKKPNMDLSAPNIDINAPSGKLKMPKFGLSGTLPEGGIETPKLDLPKMDLKAPKLNVKSPDVRISSPKTKLKMPHLKMPKIGLSDIKGPDIDGNIDGPDVDFNMPMANIKGPKAVIQLPDGDFDGKFKKPNLGLSGPKLDAPSFDMSSPRLPNMSVDTPEGKFKMPDIGFSRPKATAPDMDLPVSKLKGPGLKGPKVEINAPSGRMRTPQGENVGLSGSLPKGEMNTPKFNLNAPQIGMGSPKNVKMPKAGIQGGYIDVKRPSGNIQAPQRDLDFPDKRFKQPQFGSPGSNMDFDAARRQPNLPMLSAPNVDLNRMRPSIQSPQFNMRAPVLDIDAPALHYNKPSYKGQRSDLTGRKTPGLDGNVNLQYRMSPEIHPRGDRHGHNNQPNRHGSDPNAYVFGSDLNIDDLDIDDFTGRDHVPRSRAPQRDPAMGRVSGGFRGPSFNVAAPRHQSGGGLSQSYGVSPAGFNMDPRDPRHQVYRRSAEGPRRTRQPSAKLPTGHRKPSDEGYFVTVFPTQGQNGLMQNRRPNTLGRLDFNPPNMDLEVPDANEDGSTFWFSKLI is encoded by the exons ATG CCAACTCATCGGCGAGGGAGGAGTATGTCGGACGGCCTCACCCTGGAGGAGTCCGCAAGCGGGGGACTGGTCGTCTCAAGCATTGGCGTTGGGTCCTCCTCCAATCAGGGGCTCCACCAAG GGGATGAAATTGTGGGTGCATCGATTAATTTCGATGACCTGTCCAAAGAGGAGGTTTTGAAAGTACTGAAGCTGATGGAACCATTTAACAACAACATGCAAGTCCTCACCAAGAACAACATGAGCAAGAGTCTCGGCAACCTGGATTCAGTCTCCAAGGGCCCAGGAGAG ATGCTGAACGACTCCTATAGCCGACTCTACAATGCAAAGATCAAGAGGTTCATGAGGGATGGCCATGGAGGTGTGGGTGGTTCCAGCGATGGAGTGCGACACCCTCAAGGAAGCAGACCGGAGTTATCCAATTTAAGCCATAAGACTGACAGTGGAATTCCTCGGCTTGGCGTTGATTTTGGATTACTCAAAACAAAGACTCCCAGAATGGACACACCGACAGCAGACGGAAACCTCAATTTGAAAACTAAATCTGAACTAAACTTGCGTCATTCCAATGGAAGTCTTCCTGGTTTGGAAATATATCCGACCGAGGGTAAGATCAGTGACCCAACCTTTGACGGCAATGCACCAAAAATAGAAATTGAAGGATCTAAAAAATCATTAAAAATGCCAAGATTTAATATTCCAGACCTGGGTCTTAATGGAGCCAtaaccagacagacagatataaatGTCCCAGAAATCTCTTCAGGTGCTATTCATGTCAGACCTTCCAAGAAACTTAGGAATCCTCCCCTAAATGTGGACAACCCTAATATGGGTTTACATAACTTTGAGTTGCCTACAGTGACAAGGTCCACGGTAGACCTAAAAAAACCTGATTTAGATCTTGATTCACCCTCTGGAGAATTCAAGATGCCTTCATTTGGGCTGTCAGGCAAAAGACCAGATCTCAATATTGATGCTGACCTCAAATCACCTGACTTCAGTCTCAAAACTGTTAATACTCCAGGGCTGGACATCAACGCAGGCCAGAACACACCAAGGTTCAAGATTCCCAACTTTGGTCTCTCTAGCCCCGAAGCACAAGAAGGTGGTTATAGTGGAGATCTACAGGGGCCAGATATCAGCTTAGGAAAGAATAAAGCTGGATATCTGGAAACTGACATTGACCTTGATTACGAGTCAACTAAACTCAAGCAACCGAGTATGGATATTGGTACCCCTTCTGGAAATTTCAAAATGCCAGATTTGAAAATGCCCAGTTTTGGATTGTCTGGATCAAAAGTAGAAGTTCCTGACTATGAGTTGCCTAATGTAAATCTCTCCAAGCTAAATGTTAACACCGATATGGAGATGAAAGTGCCCTCAGCAAAAGTAAGTGCTCCCTCTGCTAAGGTCAAAAAACCCAAATTCAAATTATTTGGTACATTACCAAAGAAAAGAGATGTGGATATAAATGCAAGTGCAAAATCTCCAAAGATTCAGGGTTTAGAGTTTTCTGGAATTGACACACCAACCATTGATCTCACAGCTCCTAATCTAGACCTGCATGCTCCAGACATGAACGCTGATTTACCCAAAGGGAAATTCAAAATGCCCTCACAGAGCATGCCTAATTTTGACTTGAATGCTCCTGACCTGAACATCAATACACCAACATTGAAATCACCAGACCTGAGCCTCAGTGGTCCAAACATAAAGGCTCCTGCTATGGATTTACCAAACATGGATCTTAAAGCTCCAAAAGTAGATCTTAACATGGGATCATCCAAAGGAATGTTTGATATGCCCAAATTTAAGATGCCAAATCtcccaaacctaaaaagaccaGACATTGATGGCAACATAGATGGTTCAGATCTAGATGTGAATATACCAAATGTCAACATAAAGGGTCCCAAAGGAGGGCTAGAAATACCAGATGCTGATTATGACAGCCCGTCATTTAATTTTAAGAAGCCAAATTTGAAAATGCCAGATTTCGGTCTTTCAGCACCAAAGTTAGATAGTCCTGACTTTAACTTCAAATCCCCTGATTTTAATGTTTCATGTCCTAAACTTGGCGGTGGAATAAATACACCAGACCTCGATATGCCCAGACTTGATCTCAAAAGCCCCAACATGGACCTCAGTGGCCCTAACATTGATATGAATGCTCCTTCAGGGAAATTCAAAATGCCCAAGTTTGATCTCTCTGGCACACTGCCAAAAGGGGGAATTGAAGCCCCGAACTTGGACACGCCCAAATTGGTTCTTAAAGCTCCTAAATTGGATGTGAATACTCCAGATGTGAACATTGGTTCACCCAAAGCAAAGTTTAAGATGCCCCACTTGAAGATGCCAAAATTTGGATTACCCAACATTAAAGGACCTGACATTGACGGCAACATAGGTGGTCCAGATCTAGATTTGAATATGCCAAATGTCAACCTCAAAGGCCCTAAAGCTGGATTGGAAATGCCAGATGCGGATTTTGACAGCCCatcatttaaatttaaaaagccaAATATGAAGATGCCAGACTTAAGACTTTCAGGACCAAAGTTAGATGGTCCTGACTTCCCTGATTTCAATGTCTCTGGTCCTAAACTTGGCGGTGGAATAAATCCTCCAGACCTTAATATGCCCGGAGTGGATTACAAAAGCCCAAACATGGACCTCAATGCCCCTAACATTGATATTAATGCTCCTTCAGGGAGATTCAAAATGCCCAAGTTTGATCTCTCTGGCACACTGCCAAAAGGGGGAATTGAGGCCCCGAATTTAGACTGGCCAAAAATGGATCTGAAAGCTCCTAAATTGGATGCAAATACTCCAGATGTGAACATTGGTTCACCAAAGTCAAAGTTTAAGATGCCCGATTTGAAAATGCCCAAATTTGGCTCGCCAAACTTCAAAGGACCCGACATTGATGGCAACATAGGTGGTCCAGATCTAGATTTGAATATGCCAAATGTCAACCTAAAGGGTCCCAAAGCTGGATTGGAAATGCCAGATGCTGATTTTGACAGCCCatcatttaaatttaaaaagccaAATATGAAAATGCCAGACTTTGGACTTTCAGGACCCAAGTTAGATGGTCCTGACTTTGATTTTAAGTCTCCTGATTTCAATGTCTCTGGTCCTAAACTTGGCGGTGGTATAAATACACCAGACGTCAATATGCCCAAAGTTGATCTCAAAAGCCCCAACATGGACCTCAGTGGCCCTAACTTTGATATTAATGCTCCTTCAGGGAAACTGAAAATGCCTAATTTTGGTCTCTCTGGCACACTTCCAAAAGGGGGGATTCAGGCCCCGAACTTGGACTTGCCAAAATTGGATCTTAAAACTCCTAAATGGGATGTGAATACTCCAGATTTGAATATTGGTTCACCAAAAGGAAAGTTTAAGATGCCCAAGTTCAAAATGCCAAGATTTGGCTCACCTAAAGTTAAAGGACCTGACATTGAAGGCAAAGTAGGTGGTTCAAATCTAGATATGAATATGCCAAATGTCAACCTTAAGAGTCCCAAGGCCGGATTTGAAATGCCAGATGTAGATTTTGACAGCCCATCATTTCAATTTAAAAAGCCAAATTTGAAAATGCCTGATCTCGGTCTTTCAGCACCAAAGTTAGATGGTCCTGACTTTGATTTTAAGTCTCCTGATTTCAATGTCTCTGGTCCTAAACTTGGCGGTGGAATAAATACACCAGACCTCAATATGCCCAGAGTCGATCTCAAAAGCCCCAACATGGACCTCAGTGCCCCTAACATTGATATGAATGCTCCTTCTGGGAAATTCAAAATGCCCAAGTTAGATCTCTCTGGCAGCCTGCCCGAAGGGGGAATTGAGGCCCCGAACTTGGACTTGCCAAAATTGGATCTAAAAGCTCCTAAATGGGATGTGAATACTCCAGATTTGAACATTGGTTCACCCAAAACAAAGTTTAAGATGCCCCACTTGAAGATGCCCAAATTTGGATCACCAAACATTAAAGGACCTGACATTGATGGCAACATAGGTGGTCCAGATCTAGATTTGAATATGCCAAATGTCAACCTCAAGGGTCCTAAAGCTGGATTGGAAATGCCAGATGCAGATTTTGACAGCCCATCATTCAAATTGAAAATGCCAAATATGAAAATGCCAGACTTTGGACTTTCAGGACCCAAGTTAGATGGTCCTGACTTTAAGTCCCCTGATTTCAATGTTTCTGGTCCTAAACTTGGCGGTGGAATTAATCTCCCAGACCTCAATGTGCCCAACTTTGATCTCAAAAGCCCAAACATGGACCTCAGTGCCCCTAACATTGATATGAAGGCTCCTTCTGGGAAATTCAAAATTCCTAAGTTAGATCTCTCTGGCAGCCTGCCCGAAGGGGGAATTGAGGCCCCGAACTTAAACTTGCCAAAATTGGATCTAAAAGCTCCTAAATGGGATGTGAACACTCCAGATTTGAACATTGGTTCACCCAAAACAAAGTTTAAGATGCCCCACTTGAAGATGCCCAAATTTGGATCACCCAAAATTAAAGGACCTGACATTGATGGCAACATAGGTGGTCCAGATCTAGATTTGAATATGCCAAATGTCAACCTCAAGGGTCCTAAAGCTGGATTGGAAATGCCAGATGCAGATTTTGACAGCCCATCATTCAAATTGAAAATGCCAAATATGAAAAAGCCAGACTTTGGACTTTCAGGACCCAAGTTAGATGGTCCTGACTTTAAGTCCCCTGATTTCAATGTTTCTGGTCCTAAACTTGGCGGTGGAATTAATCTCCCAGACCTCAATGTGCCCAACTTTGATCTCAAAAGCCCCAACATGGACCTCAGTGCCCCTAACATTGATATGAAGGCTCCTTCTGGGAAATTCAAAATTCCTAAATTAGATCTCTCTGGCAGCCTGCCCGAAGGGGGAATTGAGGCCCCGAACTTGGACTTGCCAAAATTGGATCTAAAAGCTCCTAAATGGGATGTGAACACTCCAGATTTGAACATTGGTTCACCCAAAACAAAGTTTAAGATGCCCCACTTGAAGATGCCCAAATTTGGATCACCCAACATTAAAGGACCTGACATTGACGGCAACTTCGATGGTCCAGATCTAGATTTGAATATGCCAAATGTCAACCTCAAGGGTCCTAAAGCTGGATTGGAAATGCCAGATGCAGATTTTGACAGCCCATCATTCAAATTTAAAAAGCCAAATATGAAAATGCCAGACTTTGGACTTTCAGGACCCAAGTTAGATGGCCCTGACTTTAAGTCCCCTGATTTCAATGTCTCTGGTCCTAAACTTGGTGGTGGAATAAATCTCCCAGACCTCAATATGCCCAATTTTGATCTCAAAAGCCCCAACATGGACCTCAGTGCCCCAAACATTGATATGAATGCTCCTTCTGGGAAATTCAAAATGCCCAAGTTAGATCTCTCTGGCAGCTTGCCCGAAGGGGGAATTGGGGCCCCGAACTTGGACTTGCCAAAATTGGATCTAAAAGGTCCTAAATTGGGTATGAATACTCCAGACATGAACATTGGTTCACCCAAAACAAAGTTTAAGATGCCTAAGGTGAAGATGCCCAAATTTAACCTCCCAAATCTAAAAGGACCACAAGTTGGTGGCAACTTCGATGGTCCAGATCTAGATATGAGTATGCCAAATGTCAACCTCAAAGGTCCTAAAGCTGGATTGGAAATGCCAGATGCAGATTTTGACAGCCCATCATTCAAATTTAAAAAGCCAAATATGAAAATGCCAGACTTTGGCCTTTCAGGACCAAAGCTAGATGGTCCTGACTTTGACCTAAATTCCCCAGATTTCAATGTTTCAGGTCCTAAACTTGGTGCTGGAATAAATCCCCCAGACCTCAATATGCCCAACTTTGATCTCAAAAAGCCCAACATGGACCTCAGTGCCCCAAACATTGACATTAATGCTCCTTCAGGGAAACTGAAAATGCCCAAATTTGGTCTCTCAGGTACATTGCCAGAAGGGGGAATTGAGACCCCGAAATTGGACTTGCCAAAAATGGATCTTAAAGCTCCTAAATTGAATGTGAAATCTCCAGATGTGAGGATTAGTTCACCCAAAACAAAGTTAAAGATGCCCCACTTGAAAATGCCCAAAATTGGCTTATCCGACATTAAAGGACCTGACATTGATGGCAACATAGATGGTCCAGATGTAGATTTCAACATGCCAATGGCAAACATTAAAGGTCCAAAAGCTGTAATTCAATTACCAGATGGTGATTTTGATGGCAAATTTAAAAAGCCTAATTTGGGTCTTTCTGGACCAAAATTGGATGCCCCAAGTTTTGATATGTCTTCACCAAGACTACCAAATATGTCTGTAGACACTCCAGAGGGGAAGTTCAAAATGCCAGACATCGGTTTCTCTCGACCAAAAGCAACCGCACCAGACATGGACCTCCCTGTTTCTAAATTGAAAGGCCCCGGTCTGAAGGGCCCAAAAGTTGAAATCAATGCTCCATCTGGTCGGATGAGGACCCCTCAAGGGGAGAACGTGGGTCTTTCTGGTTCACTACCAAAAGGGGAAATGAACACACCTAAATTTAACCTAAATGCCCCTCAAATAGGCATGGGCTCTCCAAAGAACGTCAAAATGCCAAAAGCAGGGATCCAAGGTGGATATATTGATGTAAAGAGACCCTCAGGAAATATCCAGGCTCCTCAACGTGACCTTGATTTCCCTGATAAAAGATTTAAACAGCCTCAATTTGGGAGCCCAGGATCTAATATGGACTTTGATGCAGCTCGTCGACAACCAAACCTGCCAATGCTAAGTGCTCCAAATGTAGACCTCAACAGAATGAGGCCCAGTATCCAAAGCCCTCAGTTCAACATGAGAGCTCCAGTTCTTGACATTGATGCTCCTGCACTGCATTATAACAAGCCCTCTTataaaggtcagaggtcagatctTACAGGCAGGAAAACCCCGGGTTTAGATGGCAATGTAAACTTGCAATATAGAATGTCTCCTGAGATACACCCAAGGGGCGATCGTCACGGCCACAACAATCAACCAAACCGCCATGGTTCTGATCCCAATGCGTATGTTTTTGGTTCTGATCTCAACATCGATGATCTCGACATCGATGACTTCACTGGAAGGGATCATGTCCCCAGGTCCAGGGCACCCCAACGAGATCCCGCTATGGGCAGGGTTTCAGGGGGGTTCAGGGGTCCGAGTTTCAACGTAGCAGCCCCCAGGCACCAGTCAGGGGGTGGGTTAAGCCAGAGCTATGGAGTCTCCCCAGCAGGGTTCAATATGGACCCGCGGGACCCAAGACATCAGGTTTACAGAAGGTCTGCCGAGGGACCGAGGAGGACCAGGCAGCCCAGCGCCAAGCTGCCCACAGGACACAGAAAACCATCTGACGAGGGTTATTTTGTTACAGTTTTCCCCACACAAGGGCAAAATGGACTTATGCAAAACCGCAGACCAAACACATTGGGGAGACTCGACTTCAATCCACCCAACATGGACCTCGAGGTTCCAGATGCAAATGAAGACGGCTCGACATTCTGGTTTTCTAAGCTCATATAG